The Papio anubis isolate 15944 chromosome 5, Panubis1.0, whole genome shotgun sequence genome has a segment encoding these proteins:
- the HRH2 gene encoding histamine H2 receptor isoform X2 — MAPNGTASSFCLDSTACKITITVVLAVLILITIAGNVVVCLAVGLNRRLRNLTNCFIVSLAVTDLLLGLLVLPFSAIYQLSCKWSFGKVFCNIYTSLDVMLCTASILNLFMISLDRYCAVMDPLRYPVLVTPVRVAISLVLIWVISITLSFLSIHLGWNSRNETSKGNHTTSKCKVQVNEVYGLVDGLVTFYLPLLIMCITYYRIFKVARDQAKRINHISSWKAATIREHKATVTLAAVMGAFIICWFPYFTAFVYRGLRGDDAINEVLEAIVLWLGYANSALNPILYAALNRDFRTGYQQLFCCRLANRNSHKTSVRSNASQLSRTQSREPRQQEEKPLKLQVWSGTEVTAPQGATDRHSS, encoded by the exons ATGGCACCCAATGGCACAGCCTCTTCCTTTTGCCTGGACTCCACCGCCTGCAAGATCACCATCACCGTGGTCCTTGCGGTCCTCATCCTCATCACCATTGCTGGCAACGTGGTCGTCTGTCTGGCCGTGGGCTTGAACCGCCGGCTCCGCAACCTGACCAATTGCTTCATCGTGTCGTTGGCTGTCACTGACCTGCTCCTCGGCCTCCTGGTGCTGCCCTTCTCTGCCATCTACCAGCTGTCCTGCAAGTGGAGCTTCGGCAAGGTCTTCTGCAATATCTACACCAGCCTGGATGTGATGCTTTGCACAGCCTCCATTCTCAACCTCTTCATGATCAGCCTCGACCGGTACTGCGCTGTCATGGACCCACTGCGGTACCCTGTGCTGGTCACCCCAGTTCGGGTCGCCATCTCTCTGGTCTTAATTTGGGTCATCTCCATTACTCTGTCCTTCCTGTCTATCCACCTGGGGTGGAACAGCAGGAACGAGACCAGCAAGGGCAATCATACCACCTCTAAGTGCAAAGTCCAGGTCAATGAAGTGTACGGGCTGGTGGATGGGCTGGTCACCTTCTACCTACCACTACTGATCATGTGCATCACCTACTACCGTATCTTCAAGGTCGCCCGGGACCAGGCCAAGAGGATCAATCACATTAGCTCCTGGAAGGCAGCCACCATCAGGGAGCACAAAGCCACAGTGACACTGGCCGCCGTCATGGGGGCCTTCATCATCTGCTGGTTTCCCTACTTCACCGCATTTGTGTACCGTGGGCTGAGAGGGGATGATGCCATCAATGAGGTGTTAGAAGCCATCGTTCTGTGGCTGGGCTATGCCAACTCAGCCCTGAACCCCATCCTGTATGCTGCGCTGAACAGAGACTTCCGCACCGGGTACCAACAGCTCTTCTGCTGCAGGCTTGCCAACCGCAACTCCCACAAAACTTCTGTGAGGTCCAACGCCTCTCAGCTGTCCAGGACCCAAAGCCGAGAACCCAGGCAACAGGAAGAGAAACCCCTGAAGCTCCAGGTGTGGAGTGGGACAGAAGTCACAGCCCCCCAGGGAGCCACAGACAG GCACTCTTCATGA